The following proteins come from a genomic window of Ignavibacteriales bacterium:
- a CDS encoding glycosyltransferase, with protein MFEIIFLIGVSLYFIQLVIFTIGAGKRYNQLLDEQLPAISVIVAARDEEDNILDCMESLNNLVYPDGKLEIIIVDDHSSDSTGELISAFIKDKQKFKSISPEGSIGSLKGKTNALANAIKISSGEIILTTDADCVVSPNWAKTIASYYKEDVGFVGGFTTQENHNAFAGMQAIDFVYLLTVAAGAINLGKPLSCIGNNMSYRKSVYLEIGGYEGLPFSVTEDFNLLMAIHNLKKYKIIYPLDKNALVTSKACPDWKTLYWQKKRWGVGGMKSDLIGYSVMAWGYIVHTAILLLPFIFSLPALYLTIFKICVDYFFVKPVFNKLNLRMKISHFIAFEIYFIIYVLVLPFIVLPNRKVKWKGRTF; from the coding sequence ATGTTCGAAATTATTTTCTTAATTGGTGTTTCACTTTACTTCATCCAGCTTGTAATTTTTACTATTGGCGCCGGAAAGAGGTACAATCAACTTTTAGACGAACAGCTTCCGGCAATATCTGTTATTGTAGCCGCCCGTGATGAAGAAGATAATATTCTTGATTGTATGGAATCATTGAACAATTTGGTCTATCCGGATGGCAAACTAGAAATAATCATTGTAGATGATCACTCTAGCGATTCTACAGGTGAACTAATATCAGCATTTATCAAGGATAAACAGAAATTTAAGTCCATATCTCCAGAAGGTTCCATCGGTTCACTGAAAGGAAAGACGAACGCTCTTGCAAACGCAATTAAAATTTCATCCGGAGAAATAATTCTTACTACTGACGCCGATTGTGTGGTCTCACCAAATTGGGCAAAAACAATTGCGTCATATTATAAAGAGGATGTGGGCTTTGTTGGCGGATTTACAACCCAAGAAAATCATAATGCGTTTGCCGGTATGCAGGCCATTGATTTTGTTTATCTTCTTACAGTTGCTGCCGGAGCTATCAATCTAGGTAAACCGTTAAGCTGTATCGGCAATAATATGTCATACAGAAAAAGTGTCTATCTTGAAATTGGTGGGTATGAAGGATTGCCTTTTTCCGTAACCGAAGATTTCAATCTCTTAATGGCAATTCACAATTTAAAGAAGTACAAAATTATTTATCCCCTTGATAAAAATGCGTTGGTAACTTCCAAAGCATGCCCAGATTGGAAAACTTTATATTGGCAGAAGAAACGCTGGGGCGTCGGTGGAATGAAGAGCGATTTAATTGGTTACTCTGTAATGGCCTGGGGATATATTGTCCATACTGCAATTTTGTTGCTTCCATTTATTTTCTCACTCCCTGCACTGTATCTAACAATTTTCAAAATTTGTGTGGATTATTTTTTTGTTAAACCAGTTTTCAATAAATTGAATCTCAGAATGAAAATTTCACATTTCATTGCTTTTGAAATCTATTTTATAATATATGTTCTTGTGCTTCCATTTATTGTTCTGCCGAATAGAAAAGTTAAATGGAAGGGAAGAACTTTCTAA
- the rsmA gene encoding 16S rRNA (adenine(1518)-N(6)/adenine(1519)-N(6))-dimethyltransferase RsmA: MSNPQPLKRFGQNYLVDKNIIKKIISEFAPEKSDVVVEIGPGTGSLTAELNNRVKKLYAVEIDKRVVESLALSYPAVHVINHDFIKLDLNKFSNEKPLRIIGNIPYNITSPILFKLIENRPLVKNAMLMVQFEVAKRITAEEKSDDYGILGVLLNFFADTKICFKIPPTVFYPKPKVDSAIIHLDFSKQLPNDLDFKLFIQVVKAAFGNRRKKLKNSLGNSSFANITIDTNEFDTSRRAEELTIKEFVDLTRIIQRFKNTDR, encoded by the coding sequence ATGAGCAATCCGCAACCATTAAAAAGATTTGGGCAGAATTATCTTGTTGATAAAAATATCATCAAGAAAATTATTTCTGAATTTGCACCCGAGAAGAGCGATGTAGTGGTGGAGATTGGACCGGGTACCGGCTCTCTTACTGCCGAATTAAACAATAGAGTAAAAAAACTTTATGCTGTCGAAATAGATAAACGGGTTGTGGAAAGCCTAGCTCTTAGTTATCCGGCGGTTCATGTTATAAATCATGATTTCATAAAGTTAGATCTCAACAAATTTTCAAACGAAAAACCGCTCCGAATTATCGGCAATATTCCATACAATATTACTTCTCCAATACTCTTCAAGCTGATCGAGAACCGTCCTTTGGTAAAAAATGCAATGTTAATGGTCCAGTTTGAAGTTGCAAAACGGATTACCGCCGAAGAAAAAAGTGACGATTATGGAATACTCGGCGTTCTGCTCAATTTTTTTGCTGATACGAAAATATGTTTTAAGATTCCGCCAACAGTATTCTATCCGAAACCAAAAGTTGATTCCGCAATAATTCATCTCGATTTTTCAAAACAATTGCCTAACGATCTTGACTTCAAATTGTTTATTCAAGTTGTAAAAGCAGCATTTGGAAATAGACGGAAGAAATTGAAAAACTCTCTTGGCAATAGTTCATTTGCAAATATTACGATTGATACGAATGAATTTGACACATCTCGACGTGCAGAAGAATTGACAATTAAAGAATTTGTCGATTTGACAAGAATCATCCAAAGATTCAAAAATACCGACAGATAG
- the ubiE gene encoding bifunctional demethylmenaquinone methyltransferase/2-methoxy-6-polyprenyl-1,4-benzoquinol methylase UbiE → MEDTNKKIQVRRIFDSISQRYDFLNHFLSAGVDFYWRKKAIQLSGMSPKTRLLDIACGTGDFAITAKKNGVEKIFGADLSFNMLSLFNKKVDWINGKVVETVAEDLPFKDESFSNITVAFGVRNFYNIPQAFKSFYKILSLKGKVTVLEFRLPKNILIRNFYLFYFNKVLPFIGRIVSKDNEAYTYLPESVGEFDKKIDLVKLFQEAGFSKVEKHSLTFGLTQVVIAEK, encoded by the coding sequence ATGGAAGACACAAATAAAAAAATACAAGTAAGGAGAATATTTGATTCAATTTCGCAGCGTTATGATTTCTTGAATCATTTTCTGAGCGCCGGTGTTGATTTCTATTGGCGCAAAAAAGCAATTCAGCTTTCCGGCATGTCGCCTAAAACAAGATTATTGGATATAGCATGCGGGACCGGAGATTTTGCAATTACAGCCAAAAAAAACGGTGTGGAAAAAATTTTCGGTGCAGATCTTTCATTCAACATGCTCTCTTTGTTCAACAAAAAAGTCGATTGGATAAATGGGAAAGTTGTTGAAACAGTCGCAGAGGATTTGCCATTTAAAGATGAGTCCTTCTCCAACATCACCGTAGCATTTGGAGTTCGTAATTTTTACAATATCCCTCAAGCATTCAAATCCTTTTACAAGATTCTTTCCTTAAAAGGGAAAGTCACTGTTCTTGAATTCCGTCTGCCAAAGAATATTCTGATTAGAAATTTTTATCTTTTTTATTTTAACAAAGTACTTCCGTTTATCGGAAGAATTGTTTCTAAAGACAATGAAGCTTACACTTATTTGCCGGAGTCGGTTGGTGAGTTTGACAAAAAAATTGACCTAGTTAAGCTCTTTCAGGAAGCTGGTTTTTCTAAAGTAGAAAAGCACTCACTTACTTTTGGGTTAACTCAAGTTGTCATTGCTGAAAAATAA
- a CDS encoding tetratricopeptide repeat protein yields the protein MKITFLLLVIILSTNSINAQSAVYFSKDNGAWGAAWGRTTESDAKEAAYQQCINYGGLNPVLVVSTEQNGFSAIAIGTNNEGARVIGVSLAAADSINAKDGAMRQCQSLGNNCEIVKTWYDTNKEDMYFDQGYNNINSENYNDAVTNFNYVISLNPNNASAYYNRGLAKYKLMNYLESIADYNMAIELNPKDPDSYIGRGNAKDKMKDYYGAIADHSRAIELNPYDATAYLNRGLDKYHLKDYSASTIDYNKAIELNPNYALAYSNRGLVKTQLEDYYGAISDYNRAIELDGNYEVAYYNRGLAKYYLKDYQGAIADYNKTIELNSTDPNVYIDRGNAKDGAGDKQGASADYSKAIELNPKSAVAYFNRALTKYYSNDYTGVIEDNNKAVELNPNYTYAYLNRGLAKDKLGDYYGAIADYSRAIEIKPDYANAYNNRGLSKYHLKDYKAALEDYNKAVELKSDYSNAYFNRSFCYAQFEKFNEAIKDLNKVLELSPNSAAAYNNIGYYYLSNKNYSSAKNNFEKCLELDAEHWDSMLGLALLYFEKKDNINSSKFLNLAFSKESRLKEGLAGINKLEKEGWSYSAKEKDLFVKMIQQLNK from the coding sequence ATGAAAATTACATTTCTTCTTCTCGTAATTATTTTATCGACTAATTCAATAAACGCTCAAAGTGCCGTGTATTTTAGTAAAGACAATGGGGCTTGGGGAGCAGCATGGGGTCGGACAACCGAATCAGATGCCAAGGAAGCAGCATACCAGCAATGCATAAATTATGGCGGGTTGAATCCGGTACTAGTTGTATCTACCGAACAAAATGGATTTAGTGCCATTGCTATAGGGACCAATAACGAAGGTGCAAGAGTTATCGGTGTATCTTTAGCCGCGGCTGATTCGATCAATGCAAAAGATGGCGCAATGAGACAATGTCAATCTCTTGGTAATAATTGTGAAATAGTGAAAACTTGGTATGATACCAATAAAGAAGATATGTACTTTGATCAGGGATATAATAATATAAATTCCGAGAATTACAACGATGCCGTGACAAATTTTAATTATGTAATCTCGTTGAATCCAAATAACGCGTCTGCATACTACAATCGTGGTCTTGCTAAATATAAATTAATGAATTACTTAGAATCTATTGCTGATTACAACATGGCAATAGAACTTAATCCGAAGGATCCAGACTCGTACATTGGGCGTGGAAATGCAAAAGATAAAATGAAAGATTATTATGGGGCTATTGCTGATCACAGCAGAGCGATTGAATTAAATCCCTACGATGCAACAGCATATCTTAATCGCGGTCTCGATAAATATCACTTAAAAGATTATTCTGCTTCAACAATAGATTATAACAAGGCAATTGAATTGAACCCGAATTATGCTCTTGCATATTCTAACCGGGGTTTAGTAAAAACTCAATTAGAAGATTATTATGGTGCAATTTCAGATTACAACAGGGCAATAGAATTAGATGGGAATTATGAAGTTGCATATTATAATCGAGGTCTCGCTAAATATTATCTAAAGGATTACCAAGGAGCTATAGCAGACTATAACAAAACAATAGAATTGAACTCCACGGACCCGAACGTTTATATCGATCGTGGTAATGCTAAAGATGGTGCTGGAGATAAACAGGGCGCTAGTGCAGATTATAGTAAAGCAATTGAATTGAATCCAAAGAGTGCTGTGGCATATTTCAATCGTGCTCTCACTAAATATTATAGTAATGATTATACCGGAGTAATAGAGGATAATAATAAAGCCGTAGAGCTAAATCCAAATTATACTTATGCATATCTTAATCGGGGTCTTGCAAAAGATAAGTTGGGGGACTATTATGGAGCCATAGCCGATTATAGCCGGGCAATAGAAATAAAACCAGATTATGCTAATGCTTATAATAACCGCGGCTTATCTAAATATCATTTAAAAGATTACAAAGCGGCATTAGAAGATTACAATAAAGCTGTAGAATTGAAATCGGATTATTCAAATGCTTATTTCAATCGAAGTTTTTGTTATGCACAATTTGAGAAATTTAACGAGGCAATTAAAGATCTTAATAAAGTTTTAGAACTTAGCCCAAACTCTGCGGCAGCTTATAATAACATCGGATACTATTATTTATCAAATAAAAATTATAGTTCCGCCAAAAATAATTTTGAAAAATGTCTAGAACTTGATGCAGAACATTGGGATTCAATGCTGGGGCTGGCATTATTATATTTTGAGAAGAAGGATAATATTAATTCTTCGAAATTTCTAAACCTTGCTTTTAGCAAAGAATCGCGATTAAAGGAAGGTCTTGCCGGAATAAATAAATTAGAAAAAGAGGGCTGGAGTTACTCGGCAAAAGAGAAAGATCTATTTGTGAAAATGATTCAACAATTAAACAAATAA
- the rdgB gene encoding RdgB/HAM1 family non-canonical purine NTP pyrophosphatase — protein sequence MKIIFATQNKGKADEVKAIFADSSIEIISLYDLGNHIDIEEHGKTFRENAFIKAKAVYEIYREPVVADDSGLSIEQLNGKPGVYSARYSGENCTYEDNNLKVIEELKDFPEPHIAKFISCAVYYDGKIEIEAIGELPGQIIREQRGTNGFGYDPIFIPDGYEKTIAELDFKSKNEISHRARSFNQLRKRLI from the coding sequence ATGAAAATAATTTTTGCTACACAGAATAAAGGCAAAGCAGATGAGGTAAAAGCCATCTTTGCGGATTCATCAATTGAAATAATTTCTCTTTATGATCTTGGAAACCACATTGATATTGAAGAACACGGAAAAACATTCCGAGAGAATGCATTCATAAAGGCGAAAGCAGTTTATGAGATCTATAGAGAACCGGTAGTTGCTGATGATTCCGGTTTATCTATTGAACAATTAAATGGAAAACCGGGTGTGTATTCTGCACGTTACAGCGGTGAGAACTGCACGTACGAAGATAACAATCTAAAAGTGATTGAAGAATTAAAAGATTTTCCGGAACCCCATATTGCAAAATTTATAAGTTGCGCGGTTTATTATGACGGGAAAATCGAGATTGAAGCGATAGGTGAATTACCTGGGCAGATCATCAGGGAACAAAGAGGTACAAACGGATTTGGATATGACCCGATTTTTATACCGGATGGTTACGAAAAAACAATTGCTGAATTAGATTTTAAATCGAAAAATGAAATCAGCCACAGAGCGCGGTCGTTCAATCAATTAAGAAAAAGGCTGATATAA
- a CDS encoding amidohydrolase family protein yields MKSKLIVPNRIVTVDPTNTVLYNHAVEIVDGKIQKIAPLNEFKKFDREILNYQNYTLIPGFIQTHIHLCQTLFRGLADDLELLDWLQKRIFPYENSHTRNSLRASVRLGLNDLITGGTTTLLDMGTLRHQEIIFEELISSGLRAFAGNCMMDQNELYPSFCETTDWNLKSTYDWAKSFHNSNNDKVKFGFAPRFVLSCSKELLIETKGMMKDFPGSLFHTHSSENKTEVDTVRKMTGKENVEYFDSIGILDSHTVLAHCIHLNDKELKTLKKNSVRVSHCPSSNLKLGSGIANIPRYIKEGISISLGADGAPCNNSLSIFNEMRNAALIQKPIHGPTSMDALTVFRLATIEGAKALHIENEVGSIEVGKKADLVLLDLDKSDQPLLLNNENVYSSIVYSASKENVKVVMTDGNIIVSDGRCLMYDELDIVANGKKELRQILRQTAK; encoded by the coding sequence ATGAAAAGTAAACTGATAGTACCAAACAGGATTGTTACAGTTGACCCGACCAACACAGTTCTTTATAACCATGCGGTTGAAATTGTAGATGGAAAAATTCAAAAAATTGCACCGCTTAATGAATTTAAAAAATTTGATAGAGAGATTCTTAATTACCAAAATTACACTTTGATACCTGGGTTCATCCAAACTCATATACATCTATGTCAAACTTTATTCAGAGGATTGGCAGATGATCTTGAATTGCTCGATTGGCTTCAAAAAAGAATTTTTCCTTATGAAAATTCACACACAAGAAATTCTTTGCGCGCTTCTGTCCGTCTAGGTCTAAATGATCTGATAACAGGCGGTACAACTACTTTGTTAGATATGGGCACACTGCGGCATCAAGAAATTATTTTTGAAGAATTAATCTCTTCGGGTTTACGTGCATTTGCCGGAAATTGTATGATGGATCAGAATGAACTGTATCCTTCATTTTGCGAGACGACCGATTGGAATTTAAAATCAACATATGATTGGGCAAAGTCATTTCATAATTCTAATAATGATAAAGTGAAGTTTGGATTTGCACCGCGCTTTGTTCTTTCCTGTTCCAAAGAACTATTAATTGAAACGAAAGGGATGATGAAAGATTTTCCTGGTTCACTTTTCCATACTCATTCTTCAGAAAATAAAACTGAAGTTGATACTGTTAGAAAAATGACCGGTAAAGAGAATGTTGAATATTTTGATTCGATTGGAATTCTTGATTCTCATACTGTTCTAGCTCACTGCATTCACTTGAATGATAAAGAGTTGAAAACACTCAAAAAGAATTCTGTTCGTGTCTCTCATTGTCCTTCCTCAAACCTCAAGCTCGGTTCTGGTATAGCAAACATTCCGCGTTATATTAAAGAAGGAATTTCAATCTCTTTAGGGGCTGATGGTGCACCATGCAATAACAGCTTAAGTATATTCAATGAAATGCGTAATGCAGCATTAATTCAAAAACCGATTCATGGACCAACTTCGATGGACGCCTTAACCGTATTTCGTCTTGCCACTATTGAAGGTGCTAAGGCACTGCATATAGAAAATGAAGTCGGAAGTATAGAAGTCGGCAAAAAAGCCGATCTTGTTTTACTCGATCTTGATAAGTCAGATCAACCATTACTCCTGAATAACGAAAATGTTTATTCCAGTATTGTCTATTCTGCTTCAAAAGAAAATGTGAAAGTAGTTATGACTGACGGAAATATTATTGTGTCTGATGGAAGGTGTTTGATGTATGATGAATTGGATATTGTAGCAAATGGAAAAAAGGAATTACGTCAGATACTAAGACAAACTGCAAAATGA
- a CDS encoding carboxymuconolactone decarboxylase family protein translates to MKSNVNEFRAYRAEMNDRILNSGFRDFNKFFALDNKAYIDGALNAKTKELMGLSSSMVLRCNDCILYHIDRAIQEGATQQELYETFNVALIVGGSIIIPHLRYAVEKMDEIFAERKINEK, encoded by the coding sequence ATGAAATCCAATGTAAATGAATTTAGAGCTTACCGGGCAGAAATGAATGACAGAATTCTCAATTCCGGATTTAGAGATTTTAATAAATTTTTTGCGCTCGATAATAAAGCATATATAGACGGTGCGCTTAATGCGAAGACTAAAGAATTAATGGGACTTTCTTCTTCTATGGTACTGCGATGCAATGATTGTATCCTTTATCATATTGACCGTGCCATTCAAGAAGGAGCAACACAGCAAGAACTGTATGAAACATTTAATGTGGCTTTAATTGTTGGCGGTTCGATTATAATTCCTCATTTACGTTATGCTGTAGAAAAGATGGATGAAATATTTGCTGAGAGAAAAATAAATGAAAAGTAA
- the uvrA gene encoding excinuclease ABC subunit UvrA translates to MQSLNKIIIKGAREHNLKNIDLEIPRDAFIVITGLSGSGKSTLVFNTIYAEGQRRYIESLSAYARQFLGVLEKPDVDLIEGLSPAISIEQKSTHGNPRSTVGTVTEIYDYLRLLYARVGKPHCYNCGREVEKQSSDQIIDTVLEKFIDKRVVILAPVIRGRKGHYRELFAEILADGFVRVRVDAETHELTETFKVDRYKVHDIEIVIDRIKVGEKSRTRIAESIDVALNYGNGNVIINDGTQDHIYSRNLACAYCGIGFQELAPNSFSFNSPYGSCPDCDGLGEKKELDINLIIPDWGKTINEEGIAAVGKPRTVWFFNQLEIIAQKFGFDYDTPLEKFSKEQIDVLLNGTKEKIPFTYTYGGGRTVTYTHKFNGVINYIKHYYDNTSSNKMREWAESFMNTATCSTCNGGRLKKESLSVTLNGLNISQSTSISIEKAIKFFSNLKLKPREEIIAHQILKEINSRLEFLLNVGLDYLTLDRSARTLSGGESQRIRLATQIGSQLAGVLYVLDEPSIGLHQADNIKLIKSLKDLRDLGNTVIVVEHDRETIESSDYIVDLGPRAGIHGGEVCIVGFTDKILKSKREEKSLTLDYLKDLKKIEIPEERRKGNHKFIELNGASGNNLKSVDLKIPLGSFTAITGVSGSGKSSLINETLVKILTKKIYNSKVTPLSFKEIKGLEQIDKVIEIDQSPIGRTPRSNPATYTGLFTHIRDLFSQLPESKMRGYKAGRFSFNVSGGRCEECQGDGLKKIEMNFLPNVYVLCEVCNGKRYNMETLEILYKTKSISEVLDMTVEDAVGFFEDLPALNRKIKALNDVGLGYIKLGQQATTLSGGEAQRVKLAAELSKVQTGKTIYILDEPTTGLHFEDVNILLNVLNKLVDKGNTVIVIEHNLDVIKVADYVVDLGPGGGEYGGEIVATGTPEVIAQNKKSLTGKFLKKELNRN, encoded by the coding sequence TTGCAGTCTTTAAATAAAATAATAATAAAAGGTGCCCGCGAACATAATCTCAAGAACATCGATTTAGAGATTCCCCGGGATGCATTTATAGTAATTACAGGTCTTTCAGGTTCGGGAAAGTCAACTCTTGTATTCAATACAATTTATGCGGAAGGGCAGAGACGTTATATTGAATCTTTATCAGCTTATGCGCGTCAATTTCTTGGCGTGCTTGAAAAACCCGATGTTGATTTAATTGAAGGTTTAAGTCCGGCAATTTCAATTGAACAAAAATCTACGCATGGTAATCCGCGTTCAACAGTTGGCACTGTAACAGAAATTTACGATTATCTCCGTTTACTTTATGCTCGTGTTGGAAAACCACATTGCTACAATTGCGGTAGAGAAGTGGAGAAACAATCATCGGACCAAATTATTGATACGGTATTAGAAAAGTTCATAGATAAACGTGTAGTTATTTTGGCTCCGGTAATTAGAGGTAGAAAAGGGCACTACCGCGAATTGTTTGCGGAAATATTGGCGGACGGTTTTGTACGTGTACGTGTTGATGCGGAAACTCATGAATTGACCGAAACATTCAAAGTTGATCGGTACAAAGTTCATGATATTGAAATTGTTATTGACCGGATCAAAGTTGGTGAAAAATCCCGTACTAGAATTGCCGAATCAATTGATGTTGCATTGAACTATGGAAACGGAAACGTAATTATTAATGACGGAACACAAGATCATATTTACAGCCGCAATCTTGCTTGTGCTTATTGCGGAATCGGATTTCAAGAACTTGCACCAAATTCTTTTTCTTTCAATTCACCTTACGGCTCATGTCCGGATTGTGATGGACTTGGTGAGAAGAAAGAACTTGATATCAATCTTATTATTCCAGACTGGGGAAAAACAATTAATGAAGAGGGAATTGCGGCTGTAGGAAAACCGAGAACTGTTTGGTTCTTTAACCAGCTTGAAATTATTGCGCAAAAATTTGGATTTGATTACGACACCCCTCTCGAAAAATTTTCTAAAGAACAAATAGATGTATTGTTAAACGGAACAAAAGAAAAAATTCCTTTTACTTATACATACGGCGGAGGAAGAACTGTAACTTATACTCACAAGTTTAACGGTGTAATAAATTATATAAAACACTATTACGATAACACCTCCTCAAACAAAATGCGGGAGTGGGCAGAATCTTTTATGAATACAGCCACATGTTCAACATGCAACGGCGGCAGACTCAAAAAAGAATCGCTTTCGGTAACATTAAACGGTCTCAACATTTCACAATCAACATCAATATCAATTGAGAAAGCAATAAAATTCTTCTCTAATTTAAAATTGAAGCCCCGAGAAGAAATAATTGCACACCAGATTTTAAAAGAAATTAATTCCCGCTTGGAGTTTTTATTGAATGTCGGTCTGGACTATCTAACTCTTGACCGCTCGGCACGAACACTTTCCGGCGGTGAATCACAGCGGATCAGGTTAGCCACGCAAATTGGTTCTCAACTTGCCGGTGTTTTATACGTATTAGATGAACCGAGCATTGGATTGCATCAAGCGGATAATATCAAACTTATTAAATCATTAAAAGATTTACGCGATCTCGGTAATACAGTAATAGTTGTAGAGCATGACCGCGAAACTATTGAAAGCTCGGATTATATTGTTGACCTTGGACCACGCGCCGGTATTCACGGAGGCGAAGTTTGTATAGTTGGTTTTACCGATAAAATTTTGAAATCAAAAAGAGAAGAAAAATCATTAACACTCGATTATCTCAAAGATTTGAAGAAAATTGAAATACCTGAAGAAAGAAGAAAAGGGAATCATAAATTCATTGAGTTAAATGGTGCGAGCGGTAATAACCTCAAATCGGTTGATCTGAAAATTCCTCTTGGTAGTTTTACTGCAATCACCGGAGTGAGCGGTTCCGGTAAATCTTCTTTGATAAATGAAACTCTTGTAAAAATTTTGACGAAGAAAATTTATAACTCTAAAGTGACTCCACTTTCATTTAAAGAAATTAAAGGACTTGAACAAATTGATAAAGTTATAGAGATTGATCAATCGCCTATTGGCAGAACTCCGCGTTCGAATCCTGCAACTTACACAGGATTATTCACGCACATCCGGGATCTCTTTTCGCAATTGCCGGAGTCAAAAATGCGCGGTTACAAAGCAGGAAGATTCAGTTTCAATGTTTCCGGCGGCAGATGTGAAGAATGCCAGGGTGACGGACTAAAAAAAATTGAGATGAATTTCTTGCCTAATGTTTATGTATTATGCGAAGTTTGTAACGGCAAACGATATAATATGGAAACACTTGAAATTCTTTACAAGACAAAATCAATATCCGAAGTTTTAGATATGACTGTTGAAGATGCCGTAGGTTTCTTTGAAGATCTGCCGGCGCTCAATAGAAAAATAAAGGCATTAAATGATGTCGGTCTTGGTTACATCAAACTTGGGCAGCAGGCTACAACACTGTCAGGCGGTGAAGCGCAGAGAGTTAAGCTTGCAGCAGAATTGAGCAAAGTGCAAACGGGGAAAACAATTTATATTTTAGATGAACCGACAACTGGACTTCATTTTGAGGACGTTAATATTCTTCTTAACGTACTTAACAAACTAGTTGATAAAGGAAATACCGTAATTGTAATTGAACATAATCTGGATGTAATTAAAGTTGCCGACTATGTTGTAGATCTGGGACCAGGAGGCGGTGAATATGGCGGAGAAATAGTAGCGACCGGAACTCCTGAAGTTATTGCTCAAAATAAAAAAAGTTTAACGGGCAAATTTTTGAAAAAAGAATTAAACAGAAATTAG
- a CDS encoding YigZ family protein: MTNLPEQVKTISSESEFKLKEKGSTFISISKPIENIDEAITFLTSLKKKYYDATHHCYSYQLVDGTFKYSDDGEPSGTAGKRIFNAQSHFGLTDLITIVIRYYGGVKLGVGPLGKAYYDAAIHNLESSKTEEKFLHAMIEIEYEFEYSNLIHHLISKYQLIIQNHLFEPNPKLICLIRNSIINKFSSEVSSSSNSKILVKTTDQIFYKK; the protein is encoded by the coding sequence ATGACAAATCTTCCCGAACAGGTAAAAACTATCTCCTCTGAGAGTGAATTCAAATTGAAAGAGAAAGGTTCCACTTTTATCTCAATTTCAAAGCCTATAGAAAATATTGACGAAGCGATAACATTTTTAACATCATTAAAGAAAAAATATTACGACGCGACACATCACTGCTATTCTTATCAATTAGTTGACGGCACATTCAAATATTCAGATGATGGAGAACCGAGCGGAACTGCCGGGAAAAGAATATTCAATGCGCAAAGTCATTTTGGTCTTACAGACTTGATAACTATTGTGATTCGCTACTATGGCGGTGTAAAACTTGGTGTTGGACCTCTGGGTAAAGCTTATTATGATGCCGCAATTCATAATTTAGAATCATCAAAAACCGAAGAAAAATTCTTACATGCAATGATCGAAATCGAATATGAGTTTGAATATTCCAACCTAATTCATCATTTAATCTCGAAATATCAACTTATTATACAAAATCATCTCTTTGAACCAAATCCAAAATTAATATGCTTAATTCGAAATTCAATCATAAATAAATTTTCTTCGGAAGTATCGTCATCTTCGAATAGTAAGATTCTCGTTAAGACAACCGACCAGATTTTCTACAAAAAATAA
- a CDS encoding Rrf2 family transcriptional regulator has translation MIYTKTGEYAIRAILFLARQTKENLIMSSEIAKNEDIPAHYLAKILQRMAKYGYVDSFKGRGGGFKITELAKKSSILEIVERVEGPVINLKCVTGLKECSDEYPCPLHDEWAELRNKIYSLISSKSVQEVAEKYAETLKKPRQ, from the coding sequence ATGATTTACACCAAAACGGGAGAATATGCAATAAGAGCAATTTTATTCTTAGCTCGACAAACGAAAGAAAATCTAATTATGTCTTCTGAGATTGCAAAAAATGAAGACATCCCCGCTCATTACCTTGCAAAAATTTTACAAAGGATGGCCAAATACGGATATGTTGATTCATTCAAGGGAAGAGGCGGCGGTTTCAAAATTACCGAACTTGCTAAAAAAAGTTCAATTCTTGAAATAGTGGAAAGAGTTGAAGGTCCTGTTATTAATTTAAAATGTGTTACCGGATTGAAAGAATGTTCTGATGAATATCCTTGTCCTTTACATGATGAATGGGCTGAATTGAGGAATAAAATTTATAGTCTTATTTCAAGTAAATCGGTTCAAGAAGTTGCGGAAAAATACGCAGAGACTTTGAAGAAACCGAGACAATAA